The sequence below is a genomic window from Proteus vulgaris.
CAATAAGATTACCTGCATCTAAAATAAAACGCAGTATAACAAGCAGTTATATTGCGTTTTTTTATTTTCTTTTCTATTAACGTTTACATCCATCTATTATCCACTCACAATAATGTCTTCAATCACGCAATTGGGAGATATTATGAGTTACTTTTTTGCCCACCTTTCTCGCTTAAAACTCATTACTCGTTGGCCTTTAATGCGTAATATTCGCCAAGAAAATGTTTCTGAGCACAGTTTACAAGTCGCTTTTGTCGCCCATGCCCTAGCGGTGATTAAGAATCGTAAATTTAATGGTAACGTCAATGCTGAGCGTATTGCATTACAAGCGATGTATCATGATGCCAGTGAAGTGATCACCGGTGATATGCCAACACCGATTAAGTACCATAATCCACAAATTGCTCATGAATATAAAAAAATAGAAAAATATGCCCAGCAAAAATTAATAGAAATGTTACCAAAAGAATTACAAGACGATTTTCGCCCTCTTATTGATGAGCAGTTACATAGTGAGGAAGAAACCTTTATTGTCAAACAAGCCGATAGTTTATGTGCTTACTTAAAATGCCTTGAAGAGCTTGCCGCAGGTAATAGTGAATTTAATTTAGCCAAAAATCGCTTAGAAAAAACATTAGCAGAAAGACATAGCCTTGAGATGGACTATTTTATAAAGGTGTTTGTACCGGGATTTAGTTTATCGCTGGATGAGATTAGTGAGTAAGCAATATTATTCTATATAAGATGAGAGTATACCAATTGACTCTCATCTTACATAAAAAGCTGAAATAATTTTACACTCTAAGAAATATCTTTATTTACTATAGAATTATGTAAGTTACTTAAGCCATAAAAGATAATCTTAGCATCATTGTCTTGCTGATTTCGCAGTATATTTATTTTTTTTGACATTCCAAATATATCTTTAAATCTTTCAAACCTGTTCATTTTTTTTATTTCAGAATCATTACGTGCTAAATATTTTTTTAATTCTCTTTCTTTTTCTTCAGTTGATATTTTTTTATCATCAATAAGATTTTTAATAGGAGAAAAATTACTACTATTTAAATCATATCTTTTACTCAATTTGTTATATGCACCATCTTTTCTATATAAAGAATTATCTTCACTCTTTTGACTACCTTTTCCTATATTATCTAACTCACCTTTCATTTGGCTATTTATCGCTTCACTATCTTTTTTTTCATTTGATAAAACAGCCATTTTCTCATCATTTATTTTTGGAATTTCAACCTTTATTGCTCTGTTAATATTCTGTAATTTACTCTGTCCACTAGCAGCTAGTTTATCTGAGTTAGGTGCTAAAAAACTGGCGATAAATTTTTCTGAAAACTCAATATTATCATTTTTAAAGTTTGATATATTGGTAATACTACTCTCCAAATTTTTATTACCTAATTTCATCATATAGATTTTAATATTTGGTTTTACTATTATCGGTAGTGATATAAAAATATTTTTATTATCTATATTTGAAATATTACCCTTAAGAGTACTTTTATTACTTCCACCTTCATTCATATTAATTTTAGCATTAATTACAGATGATATATTTGATTCTATTTTCATTTTAAACATTCCTAAATTATCTATTGGATATAGATTACTCCTTTATACGTTTCAATATGTCAAAAAACACACATACATAGATATAAATAATACATCAAATAAAAAACCACCAACCAATAAATAAAAAACGCTGTTTATTAATTAACAAACAGCGTTTCAGCAAAACAAAAGTATTAATAATTAGAATGGGAATAATAATGGGATCAAGAATACGCTAATAAACATCACAATAATGGTAAATGGCACCCCAATCTTAATAAAGTCTGCAAACTTATAACCACCTGGTTCAAGGATAAGTGTATTAACAGGAGATGAAACTGGCGTCATAAATGCGGCTGAAGCCGCCACACCAATCACCATTGCAAATGGTAATGGTGATACATGCATTTGGTTTGCGGCCGCAATAGCAATTGGTGCCATTAATACAGCGGTTGCCGTATTTGAGATAAACAACCCAATTGATGCACAAAGTATAAATAAACATACCAACATCACTTGAGGACCTGCACTACCCGCAACATCCATTAAGCCATTTACAATAAGTTCGATACCGCCTGTTTTTTGCAATGCAGCAGCAAAAGGCATCATACCCACAATTAAAATAATACTTGGCCAATGAATAGAGCGATAAGCACTTTCCATATCAATACAGCGGAATTTACCCATTAATAAGCAAGCAATAAGTGCCGCAATAAAGTTAGGGACTTCATTCGTCACCATTAATGCCACCATTAATGCTAACGAAAATAATGCATGAGGTGCTTGAGATGAAGCAGGAGCAACCGTTTCAATTTCGGCAGCTAAATTTAACACGATAAAATTACGTGGTTTAGTGGATAAAACGCGAATAAGTTTCCAATCACCAATCACCAATAACACATCACCAAGACGTAATGGCTCATCGACAATTTTCCCCGGTAAGGCGTTTCCTTCACGACGAATAGCAACGACGTTTAAGCCATAACGAGTACGAAATTTAATTTCTCTTAATGATTTGCCTAACAATTCTGAATCAGGATTCATTGATACTTCAGCAAGCCCTACGTCACGAGATTGTTCAGAAAAATATTCACCTCGTAGCACCATTGGCTCTAGCATCTGTTCACGGCAAAACTCACGTAAATCGACATCACTGGCTGACATATCAACTAATAAAACATCACGCTCTCTTAATTCAGTGCCACCGGTTGCGCTAACCATAACACGCCGAAACCGCCTCCAGCGTTCAATACCGACAACGTTTGCACCATAACGAGAACGTAAGTGTAATTCATCAAGTGAATGGCCTACTAGCGGAGAACCTTTACGAATTGCTAAACGGCGAGCACGTCCTGCTAATTGATAATCACGAATAAGATCACGGAAAGTACGGCGATAAGCTTCTTTTTGCTTACCATTATCGTTGTTTCCTAGCCACCGACGTACCACCAGCATATATAAAATGCCTGCGAATAAGACGGCAATACCAATAGGGGTAATGGAGAAAAATTGAAAACTTGGTAACCCTTCTCTAACTAATTCACTGTTAACAACCATATTAGGCGGTGTTGCCACTAAGGTCATTAATCCACTGATAAGGCCCGCAAAACCTAGCGGCATCATTAAACGACCTGGTGATGTTTTCATCCGAGCAGCAACGCTCAGCACAACAGGGATAAAGATAGCTACCACGCCCGTTGAGCTCATGAAAGCCCCCAAGCTTGCAACACATATCATTAATAGCACAAGCATTTTAACTTCACTGCTACCCGCAACACGTACAAGCCAGTCACCCATTTGATAAGCCACACCTGTTCTCACTAACCCTTCGCCAATAACAAAAAGAGCAGCAATAAGTAATACGTTTGGATCGCTAAATCCTACCGTGGCTTCATTTAATGAAAGTGTACCGCTAAGAACGAATGCGATGATGACAAGTAAAGCGACCACATCCATGCGGATTTTGTTGGTCGTAAAAAGGACAATAGCTATCAATAGCAGGCTTAAAACCCATAATAATTCGCTATTCAAAATGGCCTC
It includes:
- a CDS encoding SLC13 family permease → MNSELLWVLSLLLIAIVLFTTNKIRMDVVALLVIIAFVLSGTLSLNEATVGFSDPNVLLIAALFVIGEGLVRTGVAYQMGDWLVRVAGSSEVKMLVLLMICVASLGAFMSSTGVVAIFIPVVLSVAARMKTSPGRLMMPLGFAGLISGLMTLVATPPNMVVNSELVREGLPSFQFFSITPIGIAVLFAGILYMLVVRRWLGNNDNGKQKEAYRRTFRDLIRDYQLAGRARRLAIRKGSPLVGHSLDELHLRSRYGANVVGIERWRRFRRVMVSATGGTELRERDVLLVDMSASDVDLREFCREQMLEPMVLRGEYFSEQSRDVGLAEVSMNPDSELLGKSLREIKFRTRYGLNVVAIRREGNALPGKIVDEPLRLGDVLLVIGDWKLIRVLSTKPRNFIVLNLAAEIETVAPASSQAPHALFSLALMVALMVTNEVPNFIAALIACLLMGKFRCIDMESAYRSIHWPSIILIVGMMPFAAALQKTGGIELIVNGLMDVAGSAGPQVMLVCLFILCASIGLFISNTATAVLMAPIAIAAANQMHVSPLPFAMVIGVAASAAFMTPVSSPVNTLILEPGGYKFADFIKIGVPFTIIVMFISVFLIPLLFPF
- the yfbR gene encoding 5'-deoxynucleotidase gives rise to the protein MSYFFAHLSRLKLITRWPLMRNIRQENVSEHSLQVAFVAHALAVIKNRKFNGNVNAERIALQAMYHDASEVITGDMPTPIKYHNPQIAHEYKKIEKYAQQKLIEMLPKELQDDFRPLIDEQLHSEEETFIVKQADSLCAYLKCLEELAAGNSEFNLAKNRLEKTLAERHSLEMDYFIKVFVPGFSLSLDEISE